Proteins from a genomic interval of Deltaproteobacteria bacterium:
- a CDS encoding outer membrane beta-barrel protein: MIKTWVVMFFLLACVFTSSNLYAREYSMRQSDYRETYTENKNTYFNAGIGDMIVPFSSFQSGFSFGIGAGERVYRHSSSSLSIGLGIDYYPIDKSGSASSIQTGTISYHLKGYALPILIQLTYDYTINDLIDIYGGIGLGIVSSSVNTSISKFSSVSEQGSSFGFSVYPGIRINKLGPGAIFAEFNFISSSVNYLTTGSANIGGTLFLIGYNIFF, from the coding sequence ATGATAAAAACATGGGTAGTAATGTTTTTTTTACTGGCATGCGTTTTTACATCAAGCAATCTGTATGCGCGTGAATACTCGATGAGGCAGAGCGATTATAGAGAAACTTACACGGAAAACAAAAACACATACTTTAATGCCGGCATCGGTGACATGATTGTGCCTTTTTCATCTTTTCAAAGCGGATTCTCCTTTGGTATTGGGGCCGGGGAAAGGGTCTACAGACACTCCAGCTCTTCATTATCAATTGGTCTTGGCATAGACTACTATCCCATAGATAAATCAGGCTCTGCCAGTTCAATCCAGACAGGCACGATTAGTTACCATTTAAAAGGTTATGCATTACCCATACTTATACAACTCACTTACGATTACACGATTAATGATCTGATAGATATTTACGGGGGTATAGGACTGGGTATTGTTAGCTCTTCTGTAAACACATCTATATCAAAATTTTCATCCGTAAGTGAACAGGGTAGTTCGTTTGGTTTTTCCGTATACCCCGGCATCAGGATAAATAAACTTGGGCCCGGGGCCATTTTTGCAGAATTTAACTTTATATCCTCATCCGTGAATTACCTTACAACAGGCTCTGCAAACATCGGAGGGACTTTATTTCTGATCGGCTACAATATCTTTTTTTAG
- a CDS encoding nucleotidyltransferase family protein, producing the protein MLKGSAFAVSIYNEVGIRPMADVDILIKKEHILKMKELMKEQSMYALFKTLSGKWFEEVKSHITPYQSADDILSLEIHTWLFDDRFIFLTPLNPFECTMKIKWDNENFYVFEPMISFIYTLYHMAIHHNYSFRLRDFIDLSYLITAYSLEYGNIITYIDKTQAKGLFEPIMYTAFENAQIIYKPEHTGISDAYIYYINSVVMKRVPIQISSRLTEAIPGIATLMTSGFRKWAARIFQNNI; encoded by the coding sequence CTGTTAAAAGGCTCTGCATTCGCCGTTTCTATATATAACGAGGTCGGTATAAGACCCATGGCTGACGTGGACATACTTATTAAAAAAGAACATATCCTGAAAATGAAAGAATTGATGAAAGAACAGAGTATGTATGCGTTGTTTAAAACTCTGAGTGGAAAATGGTTTGAGGAGGTAAAATCACACATCACTCCGTATCAATCCGCCGATGATATTCTATCGCTCGAGATCCATACATGGTTATTCGATGATAGATTTATTTTCTTAACTCCTCTAAACCCGTTTGAATGCACTATGAAGATAAAATGGGATAACGAAAATTTTTATGTGTTTGAGCCCATGATATCCTTTATTTATACGCTTTATCATATGGCAATACATCACAATTATTCATTTAGACTTAGGGATTTTATCGATCTTTCATACCTGATAACTGCTTACAGTCTTGAGTACGGGAATATCATCACCTACATTGATAAGACACAGGCAAAAGGCTTGTTTGAGCCCATAATGTATACCGCCTTTGAAAATGCCCAGATAATATATAAGCCGGAACATACAGGGATATCGGATGCATACATTTACTATATAAATAGCGTGGTTATGAAACGTGTACCGATTCAAATTTCCTCAAGACTAACCGAGGCAATACCCGGGATTGCAACATTAATGACATCGGGTTTTAGAAAATGGGCGGCCCGTATTTTTCAAAACAACATCTGA
- a CDS encoding PqqD family protein: protein MNYTIPKDIIITELDDNEAVLLDLKSERYYSLNETGLLIYKGIEVSLTLEKNIEQLISIYDLDKAEALDSVNTLISKLLNSKLIEKA from the coding sequence ATGAACTACACCATCCCGAAGGACATAATAATTACAGAACTTGACGATAACGAGGCTGTGCTTCTTGATTTGAAGAGCGAACGGTATTATTCATTAAATGAGACAGGACTTCTTATATATAAAGGTATTGAGGTATCGCTGACACTTGAAAAAAATATTGAACAACTTATTTCTATTTACGATTTGGATAAGGCAGAGGCTCTTGACAGCGTTAACACATTGATAAGTAAATTACTTAACAGCAAATTAATTGAAAAGGCATGA
- a CDS encoding arginine decarboxylase, pyruvoyl-dependent, with protein MFVPSKLFLTKGIGRHTEKLTSFEMALRDAKIAEYNLVKVSSIIPPRCKIISIEQGLQHLQQGQIVFCVLSENSSNEPHRLVAASIGLANPKDETIHGYLSEHHGFGQTEKVAGDYAEDLAAYMLATTMGVEFDSNKSYDEQKEIWTIKGHIVTTRNITQSATVDKDGYWTTVLASAVLLP; from the coding sequence ATGTTTGTACCTTCTAAACTATTTTTAACAAAGGGCATTGGCAGGCATACAGAAAAGTTAACAAGTTTTGAGATGGCATTGAGAGATGCAAAAATAGCAGAATATAACCTTGTCAAGGTGAGCAGCATTATCCCGCCACGATGCAAAATAATAAGCATTGAACAGGGCTTGCAGCATTTACAGCAAGGTCAAATCGTGTTTTGTGTATTATCGGAAAACTCTTCTAACGAACCGCACAGGCTTGTTGCAGCATCAATCGGACTTGCTAATCCGAAGGATGAAACAATTCACGGCTATTTATCAGAACATCATGGTTTTGGCCAGACGGAAAAGGTAGCAGGAGATTATGCAGAGGACCTTGCTGCCTACATGCTTGCAACAACAATGGGAGTAGAGTTTGATTCAAACAAAAGCTATGATGAACAAAAAGAGATATGGACAATCAAAGGTCATATTGTAACAACCCGTAACATAACCCAATCAGCTACGGTTGATAAAGACGGATACTGGACAACGGTACTTGCATCCGCAGTGCTTCTCCCATGA
- the speB gene encoding agmatinase translates to MMIPIADKNSFIGYNVPFKRANFLILPIPYEQTTSYIDGTKNGPEAIIRASHYVELFDEEAGVETYLTGINTLEHINFQNLIPDDAINRIYSTVKQLPIKEKFLISLGGEHSITYPIVKAYKEKFKSLSVLHVDAHSDLRESYQGSIYSHGSVMARIKDMATIVQVGIRSQSKEEYETIKKDRIHTFYMHNIRKDAQWKEHATESLHDNVYLTIDLDGFDPSVAPAVGTPEPGGLGWYDVIDLIKMVIKHHNLVGCDVVELSPAPLSINTDFLAARLVYKIITAMLYKY, encoded by the coding sequence ATGATGATACCCATTGCAGACAAAAATAGCTTTATTGGATATAATGTTCCCTTTAAAAGGGCGAATTTTCTAATTCTGCCCATCCCCTACGAGCAAACTACATCCTATATCGATGGGACAAAAAACGGGCCTGAGGCTATAATAAGGGCTTCACATTATGTAGAGCTATTTGACGAAGAGGCAGGCGTTGAAACATATCTTACGGGTATAAATACACTTGAACATATTAATTTCCAGAACCTTATACCCGATGATGCCATCAACAGAATTTACTCAACTGTAAAACAACTCCCGATAAAGGAAAAGTTTTTGATCTCGTTAGGCGGCGAACACTCTATAACATATCCAATCGTAAAAGCGTATAAAGAAAAGTTTAAGTCCTTAAGTGTTTTGCACGTTGACGCACATTCGGATCTAAGAGAAAGTTACCAGGGCAGTATTTACAGCCATGGATCCGTAATGGCAAGAATAAAAGATATGGCAACTATAGTTCAGGTAGGTATAAGAAGCCAGAGTAAAGAAGAGTATGAGACCATAAAAAAAGACAGGATCCATACCTTCTATATGCATAACATAAGAAAAGATGCACAATGGAAAGAACACGCAACAGAATCGCTTCATGATAATGTGTATTTGACTATAGATCTCGACGGATTCGATCCGTCCGTTGCGCCTGCTGTCGGTACACCCGAACCAGGTGGGTTGGGATGGTATGATGTAATCGATCTGATAAAAATGGTTATAAAACATCATAACCTTGTTGGATGCGATGTTGTTGAACTTTCACCGGCGCCATTATCCATCAATACCGATTTTTTAGCAGCAAGGCTTGTTTATAAAATAATAACAGCCATGCTGTATAAATATTAG
- a CDS encoding IPT/TIG domain-containing protein — protein sequence MKKLIYITLSAFAIFAGCSKTTTGPAPQPLSITPGGGYNQSTIPVTITGNGFQAVPFNILSGNLTTKLPQVYLSTSPITHLSMTKVSQTVINATVPSGISVAAGTWVTYSVTVVNPTGKSGTLKNAYIVSSYPPPTISSASICSMAGTVVVNIGGTSFFGIPNVTVVSASGNKITTTVNSVSSTSITATTGTGLSAGTYTIIVTNPDSQQTSASISITQIHACISPVISSIEPKFGWTNADTNITISGMNFSFPATVIFAPAGSTAGVKLTYVAYVSSSQIQAVVPNGMAVGWYDITVQNPDGQQAVYPSGFYVSANPPPVITSISPASGSSNALTSITITGNYFASDATAETIDSTGAINVCSISAQSSTIITCTTAVLATGVYVIRVTNTSDNTYYDYSSFIVTNPAQNVGNTNASTSQLIIGRQGLTSVTGHDNIGDRFIYAIGGDDGIGRHTLDSVEYAQPDRFGNLNPFNLTSPLIYKTTGAAAFQYNGYVYVLGGLTPSSGYTSVIERAKILTTDSTPVVSFEGLSAFTTGTLPAGTWVYEVSANLPTGTTYIGESLPSPVVFTTTTQTGSIQVSWQPVSVWSPVTNSFITATGYNVYRNTPGTFRPVLIAWNISGRSFVDNGTSQPISITDTTSGFPTTIQDPTNLVATPSSSGGTLSAGTYYYRVSAVNYRGESPALNFASVTTTSNTSYVTLKFNPVPEAEYYKVYRSPSPDIRQGNEVLLVPVTLTTTITDDGSSLPVTMTTPSDGYIPPLPYGSLGPFGLVSASLSSARGYLGAAVGHTQTGTVYGYAVGGTANGSTGLSTVDSIQLSAAPITEASATTGRLAASTYTYAVTAIVPDGELAYAGTFQTSVTGGIQFTWASVPDASSYNIYRDSGHGLEYIGNIVSPTTAFSDNGSVSPTPGALPMGGGIGNIFATASLQTARCQLSALSADKTNLPLAITDTSGYIYAVTGYNGAVINTTEVSRIQGDGRLEPFQYLKTSNGLSNASYTISGQITLVDTNNFFYFFAGYPLTHNIEDFEFGTTPYTLHTGYPNNDGGKTLTYRYLGAGILLGPYFYLIGGTSNGSPTTMSSDTVLNTIEQVIY from the coding sequence ATGAAGAAGCTTATATACATAACATTATCAGCATTTGCTATATTTGCCGGCTGTTCAAAGACGACAACTGGTCCAGCACCGCAACCGTTATCCATAACACCGGGGGGTGGGTATAATCAAAGCACCATACCGGTAACAATCACCGGTAACGGCTTTCAGGCAGTACCATTCAATATTCTTTCAGGCAACCTTACAACAAAACTGCCGCAGGTATATCTGAGCACATCGCCAATTACACATCTCTCTATGACAAAGGTTTCACAGACCGTCATAAATGCAACTGTGCCGTCCGGGATCTCTGTCGCTGCAGGTACATGGGTTACATACAGCGTTACGGTCGTCAACCCCACTGGCAAGAGCGGCACGCTTAAGAACGCTTACATCGTTTCGAGCTATCCCCCACCAACAATAAGCAGCGCATCGATCTGCAGCATGGCAGGCACGGTTGTTGTAAACATCGGGGGAACAAGCTTTTTCGGTATACCCAATGTTACAGTAGTATCAGCATCGGGCAATAAAATAACTACAACCGTAAATTCAGTATCCTCAACATCCATAACAGCTACAACAGGTACAGGTTTAAGTGCAGGCACATATACCATTATTGTCACCAACCCCGATTCACAGCAGACAAGTGCATCAATCTCAATAACACAGATCCACGCGTGCATTTCACCGGTCATTTCATCAATAGAGCCAAAGTTCGGATGGACAAACGCCGATACAAATATCACAATAAGCGGCATGAACTTCAGTTTTCCTGCTACCGTGATATTTGCGCCCGCCGGTTCAACTGCTGGTGTAAAACTAACCTATGTCGCTTATGTATCATCCTCACAGATCCAGGCTGTCGTACCGAATGGTATGGCTGTCGGGTGGTATGATATAACAGTACAAAATCCAGATGGGCAGCAGGCTGTATACCCGTCCGGGTTCTACGTTTCTGCCAACCCGCCGCCTGTTATAACGAGCATATCGCCTGCATCGGGCTCATCCAATGCTTTAACATCTATAACCATAACAGGCAATTACTTTGCATCAGATGCAACTGCAGAGACTATCGATTCTACAGGTGCAATTAATGTATGTTCAATAAGCGCTCAATCATCGACTATTATTACATGCACAACTGCAGTGCTTGCAACAGGTGTTTACGTAATACGAGTTACTAACACATCGGATAATACCTATTATGACTATTCAAGCTTTATCGTCACGAACCCTGCGCAAAATGTTGGAAATACTAATGCATCAACAAGTCAACTTATTATTGGCAGGCAAGGGCTTACATCGGTTACAGGGCATGACAATATCGGTGATCGGTTTATTTATGCGATCGGCGGCGATGATGGCATAGGCAGGCATACACTTGACAGTGTTGAATACGCACAGCCGGACAGGTTTGGTAATCTCAATCCATTCAACCTTACATCTCCTCTTATCTATAAAACCACGGGTGCAGCGGCATTCCAGTATAATGGCTATGTGTATGTACTCGGCGGGCTTACCCCTTCTTCAGGATACACCTCAGTAATAGAGCGTGCAAAGATTCTTACAACCGACAGTACTCCTGTTGTATCGTTCGAAGGTCTTTCCGCATTTACGACGGGTACACTGCCCGCTGGCACATGGGTATATGAAGTTTCTGCAAACCTGCCGACAGGCACAACGTACATAGGAGAAAGCCTGCCTTCACCGGTTGTTTTTACAACAACCACGCAGACGGGCTCAATCCAGGTATCATGGCAGCCAGTGAGCGTGTGGAGCCCTGTAACAAATAGCTTTATCACTGCTACTGGATACAATGTTTACAGGAATACCCCAGGCACATTCAGACCTGTGCTTATTGCATGGAATATCAGCGGCAGAAGCTTTGTTGATAATGGGACATCTCAGCCTATCAGCATAACAGATACAACGTCAGGTTTCCCAACAACCATCCAGGATCCAACAAACCTTGTTGCAACACCTTCCTCATCGGGAGGTACATTATCGGCAGGCACATACTATTACAGGGTTTCTGCCGTAAACTACAGGGGAGAATCACCTGCATTAAACTTTGCCTCAGTAACAACCACATCAAACACATCTTACGTAACACTTAAATTTAATCCCGTTCCTGAAGCAGAATATTATAAGGTCTATAGAAGCCCATCCCCTGATATCAGACAGGGAAATGAGGTATTGCTTGTGCCTGTTACCTTAACCACAACCATTACGGATGACGGTAGTTCACTGCCTGTTACGATGACAACGCCTTCCGATGGATATATACCACCATTACCGTATGGCAGCCTTGGTCCATTCGGACTTGTTTCTGCTTCATTATCTTCTGCACGGGGCTATCTTGGCGCTGCAGTAGGTCATACGCAGACAGGCACCGTGTACGGTTATGCCGTTGGAGGGACAGCAAATGGTTCGACAGGACTTTCAACAGTTGACTCAATACAATTGTCCGCGGCTCCTATAACAGAAGCGAGCGCTACAACGGGCAGGCTTGCTGCTTCTACATACACATACGCTGTTACAGCAATCGTGCCTGACGGCGAGCTTGCCTATGCCGGAACATTCCAGACATCTGTAACAGGCGGCATACAGTTTACATGGGCATCTGTGCCGGATGCATCGTCTTATAACATATACAGGGACAGCGGGCATGGCTTAGAGTATATAGGCAACATTGTCTCTCCAACGACTGCATTCTCTGATAATGGTTCTGTCAGCCCAACCCCGGGTGCATTGCCTATGGGTGGAGGCATTGGAAATATCTTTGCAACAGCATCGCTACAAACAGCCAGGTGCCAGCTCAGTGCATTATCAGCAGATAAAACAAATCTGCCTCTGGCAATAACAGATACATCCGGTTATATATATGCAGTAACCGGGTACAACGGAGCTGTTATAAACACAACAGAGGTCTCCCGTATTCAGGGCGATGGAAGACTTGAGCCGTTTCAATACTTAAAGACTTCTAATGGTTTATCAAACGCTTCTTATACCATAAGTGGCCAGATAACATTGGTGGATACAAATAACTTCTTTTATTTCTTTGCCGGATACCCATTGACACATAATATTGAAGATTTTGAATTTGGAACAACGCCTTACACATTACATACAGGATATCCAAATAATGATGGAGGCAAGACATTGACCTATCGATACCTTGGTGCGGGTATATTACTCGGACCTTACTTCTACTTAATCGGCGGCACGTCCAACGGCTCACCGACGACCATGTCAAGCGATACAGTGCTCAACACGATTGAGCAGGTGATATACTAA